The following is a genomic window from Armatimonadota bacterium.
ATGATCGAAGGCGCGGAGCGCGACGGGAAGCTCGGACCGGACTCCATCATAATGGAGCCGACGTCGGGGAACACGGGCATCGGCGTCGCGCTGGTCGGGCGGCTCAAGGGTTACCGCGTGCAGATCGTCATGCCCGAGGGCATGAGCGAGGAGCGCAAGAAGATCATCCGCGGGCTGGGCGCCGAGTTGATACTGACGCCCGACAAGGACGGCATCGCGGGCGCGGTGAGCCGCGTGTGCGAACTGGCGGCGGCGGACGCGCGCATCTACGTGCCCCAGCAATTCGAGAATCCGGACAACCCGCGCTGCCATTACGAACAGACCGCGCCGGAGTTGTGGCGGCAGATTCGCGGCGACGTCGCGGCGTTCATCGCCGGCGTCGGCAGCGGCGGCACGCTGCAAGGAGTCGGCACGTTTCTGAGAGAGCACAACCCCGACGTGAAGGTCGTCGCCGTCGAGCCGAGGAACGTGTCAGCCCTGCTCGGGCACGAGCCCGGTCTGCATCAGATCCAGGGCATCGGCGACGGCTTCGTTCCCGCAGTGCTCGACGTCAAGCTGGTGGACGAGGTGATCGAGGTGTCGGACGAGGACGCGGTCGAGACGACGCGGCAGCTCGCGCGCGACCACGGCCTGCTCGTCGGCATCTCGTCCGGGGCCAACGTGTGGGCGGCGCGGCAACTCGCGAAGAAGGTCGAGGGCAACATCGCGACCGTTCTTCCCGACCGCGCGGAGCGGTACTTCAGCACGGCGCTGCTGTAGGACCGGTGCGCTGACAGCTCGTCTCCATGGCCGTCGCGGGCTCCGCGGTTTGTCGCTCGCCTACACGACTTCCATCGTTGACGGCGGCTTGGGGGCGATGTTGTAGGTCACGCTGACGACGCCCGGCACCTCCGCGAGGATGCGCTCGCTCAGCGCGCGCAACGTCTTCCACGGCAGGCGCGTCGGCTTCGCTTTGCGCGCGTCAACGCTGTCCCAGCAGCGGATCTCGATCTGCAGGCCGAAGTCGCGCTTGCCGTCGCGCATGCCGGTCACGCGGTCCTCGTGCAGGATCGCCATGTACTGAAACGCCTTCGTGGCCGCCAGTTCCTCTTCGACGATCACCGTCGCCTTGCGCACGAGCCCGATCCGCTCGGGGGTCACCTCGCCGATCACACGCGCGGCCAGCGCGGGGCCAGGGAATGGAGGTCGGTTCCAGACCGACTCCGGCAGCCCCAACGCAGCCGCGACTTTGCGCACGCCGTCCTTGCGAAGCTGCACGAGCGGCTCGATGATGTGGTAACCGAAAGCATCCTGCGGGTCAATGCCGAGCTGCTCGAAGACATTGTGTTGGCGCTTGATGCCGGCGACCGTTTCGTCCACATCGGTCAGAATCGTCCCTTGCAGCAGGTGGTTCGCGCCGCTCTGACGCACCAGGTCGCCGAAGACATCCCTGTAGAATGTCTGGGTGATCGCCTCGCGCTTCTCCTCGGGATCGGTGACGCCCCGAAGCGCGGCGAAGAACTTGTCACGCGCGTCCACGATTTCGACGCGCACTCCCAGATCGGCGAACAGCGCGGCGATGCGCTGCGGCTCGCCCTCGCGCATCAGGCCGTTCTCGATGAAGTAGGTCTTGAGCCGGTCGCCGAGCGCGCGATGCCCGAGCATGGTGACGGCGGATGAGTCAACGCCGCCCGAGAGCGCGTTGATTGCCGTTCCGTCGCCGACCGTTGCACGAATCTCCCCGACTTTTTCCTCGGCGAACTGAGCGGCGTCGAGTTTCGCGGTCTTGATCTCTTTGATTGCCACGGGTACTACCTACTTGGGCGCCGGGGGTGGGAGATGTTGATTCGGTGTGGCCGCGAAAGTCCCTGCCGTGCGCGGGCGGCTGATCGGTGACCAGGACGCTGGGCGAGCTACCGTCGGCGGGCAGCGCCAGACGCGGTGCGCGAGGGATGGGAGGCGGCCGCTGGATTCGTCAACGCTGCTCTCCCTTCATGCGCTGGTACGTGATGAGGGCCGACCCCGGCCGGTCGTTGATGGTGACCGGCAGGCCCGAGTCCAGAAGTTCGCGGCCGGTGATGGTGACCTCGCGCGGATGGTCGAGGTCGGTGATGCGGTAACTGGCGTCGGGATCGAGCCCGTCGAGCGGCAGTTGGGCGGCCTGGTAGATGCTGTCGGCGCGGCGGAACAGCTGGACGAAGCCTGCGCCGAGGTCGGGCCGGTGGAATTGCCAGGCCATCCACACGTCGCTGCCGGTGCTGTACGGCGTCAGCGGGTAGTAGTCGCCGAGGTAGTACGGGGCAATCGCGCGCCACTGTTCGGTGAGCGTGCGCAGGAGGTCATAGTCGAGGTCTGTGCGGCGCGCGTCCCACAGGCAGTTGACATAAGGGCACATGTTGCTGCGGAAGAGATAGCGGTCGGCCTCCTTGGCGCCGGTGCCGTTGAGCGGGATCCATGAGGAGATGCCATAGGTGTGGCACTGCGTCCCAATCGGCTCCAGGATGTAATCGCTGCGCCACAGGGGCACGGAGCGCCGCAGGGTCTCGAGATCGTTGCGCCGACCGCCGGAGGCGCAGGTGTCGATCAGCATATCCGGATGGCGCCGCCGCAGTTCGTCCCAGTACGCGAGGAATCCCTCCACATACCTGATCTCGCTGATGCCCTGCCGGTCGTCCGGGTCGTTCCCGCGCCAGAACGGGAGCGGGTCAATGTTGAAGTCATTGCGATAGAGGTCAATGCCCTGCTCAGTGACGAGCCGATCGACGTGGTCAGTGAGCCACTGGCGAGCCGCCGGATCGCCGAGGTTGAGCAGGCCTCCGTTCGTCCCCCCGAAGATCCACTCCGGGTGGTCATCGGCCAGCGACGTGCCCGGGGCAACGCGCTCCGGCTCGAACCAGACGATGGTCTTCAGCCCGTTGGCGTGGGCGTGGTCGCAGATCGGGCGCAAGCCCCCGGGGAAGCGCTGCTGGTCCACCTCCCAGGTGCCGGTATCGGGCCAGTTGGTTTTGATGATGTACCAGCCCGCATCCATCCACCAGAAGTCAATGCTGATGCGTTCTGCGAGATAGCGGTTGATGAACTCGAGCTGGCTTGCAGTATCGGCGGTGACCATCTCGCCGAAGAAGTGGGAGCTGCACCCGGACAGGTGCCACCCGTGGAGCTGCCCTCCCGGCCGCGGGACGTTGTGGGCGAGCATCCACTGCCGCCAGACGTTCTGAGAGCGCACGCGATCGCCTTTCCAGAACTGGATGACGATGAGCGGGGTGCGCACCTCCTCGCCGGGACGGAGCGTGAAGTGCGTCAGCTCTTGCCCGGCGCGAACGCGTAAGCGATCTCCCTCGCGTGTGAACCGCGACGCCCACTGGCCGGGCCAACCGATGACAACGATCACCCCCTCGCCCGGCCATTCGAGGTTGAAGTACGGGAGGTCGCTGTTGGAGGAGCGGCCGCCGGAGGTGGTAATGCGCTGGTCGGCGCCGGGGCCGAGCGGGGTCTGGAGCGGCTGGTAATCGGTCTGCGCGCAGACGCTGCCGGTGTGGTGGTGGAGAACGAACTCGCCCTGGCGGGCGTAGCGCGCATAGAGGTCGTCGGGGTGGCGCCGCCAGGTCGCGTCCAGCGCCTGGATGTCGGAGATGATGGGCGTGTCTGCCGCGCCGTTGTTCTTGAAGTACAGCGTCCACTCGATGGTCGGGAAATCGTGGTATTCCAGGGCGACGCAGCGCACCGACAGCCCCGTCTCGGGATCGGTGTAAGTGAGGACGTGCTGGGTCCGCCGCTCATCCAGGTGCGTGGAGACGCGATCGAGGCGCCACGCGCTGAGGAACTCGGAAGAGGCAAGCCCATCGTAGGTGAAGGCAAACGGAGGACTGGTATCGAAGCGCGCCGACGCCTGGCCTTCAATGATGGGCAGATCTCCCAGCCACATCGCCCGGCCATCTTCGAGGACGACCCTGGCGTCAACCCAATCGGCCTGGTCGCAGGCGATACCGTCACCCGCGTCCCTGACCTCGATAGCGAACTCACGCGCCCCGCGAAGGCTCACCGAGACCGCCGCGCCCGGCATCCCCTCCCGCATGACGGGTGAGCGGTAGACCTCCCTCTCGCGGACGGCGACCGAGAAAACGACGCTCCCGCGCCCGCCGACGGTCTGCTGATTCGTGTCCACACCGACTGTCGCGCTGAACATTGCGCCGGGCGCCGGCAAGCGGACGGTGATCTTGCTCGGCGCGTGTGTGAAGAGGCCGCGGCGATGGGCTGCATGGCCGAGCACCAGCGGCCGGTCAACGCGGCAGTTCTGCCACACCAAGTCGTAGTTGGTCACGACGACCAACCCGCTCGCGGCAGGCGCAATCGCGTTCCTGCCTTCGAGCTTGGCCGCAGCCCAACGACGCGCCGCGAACAGCTCGTCGGGTGTTGCCGATGCCCCGAATGCGATTCCTGCTGCCATCGCCATCACTCCCAAGCTAACGAGTAGAGTCTTCATGTGGCGTGTCCATGACGTCCGCGCGCTTGACCATAGAGCCTCGTGTATCACCGCAGCGCCGGTAGTACACGAAGACTCTTCCGGACGAGGTTCGTTTGGGGCGGCCCGGCCGCCTCCGCCGCCCTTTCCTGATAGACGAACCTCGATAGGTTGCCGACGAGCCGCGCCGCTACCGGGCGGCAACTCGTTCCGGCGGGCCGACGCACTTGAACTCCAGCCGCGCCCATGGGGCCGGGCCACCCGCGCCGTCGTACGAAACCCGAATCGCATTCTCGCCGCCGCGCAGCCCCAAGTGGTCGCCCGTGACGGCCACCTCGCGCAGCAGCCGGTAGTGGGCGTCGCGGACTTGCGCCGAGCCGCTGCCGTCGTAGACGAGGTAGCACCCGGGTGCGAGCGTGTCGTCGAATGACATTCGCTTGCCGTTTAGTTCGAATGAGGGATTGCACAGGCCGCCGCCCAACTCCTTGAGCGCCTTGATGCCGGCGACGGCGCAGCATACGCTGTCACCCGGCAGGATGGCGTTGAACCCTATGGTGATGCGATCCACGCGGCGATAGTCGAAGCCCTTGAGGGTCTGCCACCAATTGGCGAAGCCGCTCCAGGAGTTCCAGTCGTAGGCATAATAGCGGCCGAGGCACATCTCGCCGAGGGGAAACTCGAAGTAGCGCTCGCCCGTGAAGTCAATCGGCGCGTAGTACTGACGCTTCATGTCGCCGCTGGTCAGTTCGGCAAAGAGGAGTTCCCCCTTGCCGTCGCCGCGCACCCAGACGCCGAAACCGCGGTGTTTGCTCAGATCGAGCGGCTGCGGCAGCGTCGCGATCGCGCGGATCACGCCTGAAGGCTTGTCGCCGCCATGCGCCGCGCTCAACTTGAAGCCCGCGAGCCCGTTGACCTGTGCCCTGTTGATCTTCAGCTCCGGAGCTTCGGGATGCAGGCCCGGATCGCGCTTGAATTGGGCGGCTGTCGGAGTCAGCTCGATGTTCTGGTTGCTCGCGTAGTCGAAGCTTCCGACAACGCGCAGCTCGAAGCGCAGCGGCTGGCGCTCGAATGGATTCTCCGCCCGGCAGACCGGGCCGAGGTGTCCCTCGCTGGCGGTCGTGAAGCTGAGCAGGTGCCGTTCCGGTGCGTACGGCGCGGAGCGCCCGGTGCCCGGGCACATCCAGTAGAAGGGCGAGTACTTGATCTCGGTCAGGGTCCATTGCTTTTCGCCCGC
Proteins encoded in this region:
- the cysK gene encoding cysteine synthase A, translated to MLTDNVLDLIGNTPLIQFKGSNVFAKAEFLNPGGSIKDRVALAMIEGAERDGKLGPDSIIMEPTSGNTGIGVALVGRLKGYRVQIVMPEGMSEERKKIIRGLGAELILTPDKDGIAGAVSRVCELAAADARIYVPQQFENPDNPRCHYEQTAPELWRQIRGDVAAFIAGVGSGGTLQGVGTFLREHNPDVKVVAVEPRNVSALLGHEPGLHQIQGIGDGFVPAVLDVKLVDEVIEVSDEDAVETTRQLARDHGLLVGISSGANVWAARQLAKKVEGNIATVLPDRAERYFSTALL
- a CDS encoding alpha-galactosidase; its protein translation is MAAGIAFGASATPDELFAARRWAAAKLEGRNAIAPAASGLVVVTNYDLVWQNCRVDRPLVLGHAAHRRGLFTHAPSKITVRLPAPGAMFSATVGVDTNQQTVGGRGSVVFSVAVREREVYRSPVMREGMPGAAVSVSLRGAREFAIEVRDAGDGIACDQADWVDARVVLEDGRAMWLGDLPIIEGQASARFDTSPPFAFTYDGLASSEFLSAWRLDRVSTHLDERRTQHVLTYTDPETGLSVRCVALEYHDFPTIEWTLYFKNNGAADTPIISDIQALDATWRRHPDDLYARYARQGEFVLHHHTGSVCAQTDYQPLQTPLGPGADQRITTSGGRSSNSDLPYFNLEWPGEGVIVVIGWPGQWASRFTREGDRLRVRAGQELTHFTLRPGEEVRTPLIVIQFWKGDRVRSQNVWRQWMLAHNVPRPGGQLHGWHLSGCSSHFFGEMVTADTASQLEFINRYLAERISIDFWWMDAGWYIIKTNWPDTGTWEVDQQRFPGGLRPICDHAHANGLKTIVWFEPERVAPGTSLADDHPEWIFGGTNGGLLNLGDPAARQWLTDHVDRLVTEQGIDLYRNDFNIDPLPFWRGNDPDDRQGISEIRYVEGFLAYWDELRRRHPDMLIDTCASGGRRNDLETLRRSVPLWRSDYILEPIGTQCHTYGISSWIPLNGTGAKEADRYLFRSNMCPYVNCLWDARRTDLDYDLLRTLTEQWRAIAPYYLGDYYPLTPYSTGSDVWMAWQFHRPDLGAGFVQLFRRADSIYQAAQLPLDGLDPDASYRITDLDHPREVTITGRELLDSGLPVTINDRPGSALITYQRMKGEQR
- a CDS encoding ExsB family transcriptional regulator yields the protein MAIKEIKTAKLDAAQFAEEKVGEIRATVGDGTAINALSGGVDSSAVTMLGHRALGDRLKTYFIENGLMREGEPQRIAALFADLGVRVEIVDARDKFFAALRGVTDPEEKREAITQTFYRDVFGDLVRQSGANHLLQGTILTDVDETVAGIKRQHNVFEQLGIDPQDAFGYHIIEPLVQLRKDGVRKVAAALGLPESVWNRPPFPGPALAARVIGEVTPERIGLVRKATVIVEEELAATKAFQYMAILHEDRVTGMRDGKRDFGLQIEIRCWDSVDARKAKPTRLPWKTLRALSERILAEVPGVVSVTYNIAPKPPSTMEVV